Proteins encoded in a region of the Novibacillus thermophilus genome:
- the nagB gene encoding glucosamine-6-phosphate deaminase: MELKKYADYDQMSEAVAKEIAAHVRRHPRTVLGLATGSTPIGLYRELIRHHREEQLDFSEVITFNLDEYYGIQSDHPQSYHRFMQDHFFAHVNIPEQHIHIPESQPEDVQSYCRRYDEMIEEAGGIDIQILGIGSNGHIGFNEPAEELQLHTHQVQLAPSTIEANSRFFSSRDEVPRSAITMGMRSILKARRIFLLASGEGKAPIVKKLMKPAISTRLPASLLWLHDNVQICVDGAAAQLL, encoded by the coding sequence ATGGAACTGAAGAAATATGCTGACTACGATCAGATGAGCGAGGCTGTGGCAAAGGAAATTGCGGCGCACGTCCGCCGTCACCCGCGCACCGTTCTCGGGTTGGCTACAGGGAGCACACCGATCGGACTGTACCGCGAACTCATCCGACACCACAGGGAAGAACAGCTGGATTTTTCAGAAGTGATCACGTTTAACTTGGACGAGTATTACGGGATTCAATCGGATCACCCGCAAAGTTATCACCGGTTTATGCAGGACCACTTTTTTGCACACGTGAATATTCCGGAACAACACATTCACATTCCGGAGAGCCAACCGGAGGACGTACAGTCGTACTGTCGCCGTTACGATGAGATGATTGAAGAGGCAGGCGGTATCGACATTCAAATACTGGGGATCGGCTCTAACGGCCATATCGGCTTCAACGAACCGGCAGAAGAACTTCAACTGCATACGCACCAAGTGCAGCTGGCGCCTTCTACGATTGAGGCAAACTCCCGGTTCTTTTCCAGTCGAGATGAAGTGCCGCGATCGGCGATTACGATGGGGATGCGTTCGATTCTGAAAGCCCGGCGCATCTTTTTGTTGGCCAGCGGAGAAGGAAAAGCGCCGATTGTGAAAAAGTTGATGAAACCTGCCATTTCGACACGCCTTCCCGCTAGTTTGCTCTGGTTGCACGACAATGTCCAAATCTGTGTAGACGGCGCAGCGGCTCAATTATTATAA
- a CDS encoding manganese catalase family protein, with amino-acid sequence MWIYEKKLQYPVRVSTCNPQLAKWLIEQYGGADGELSAALRYLNQRYSVPDKVVGILTDIGTEEFAHLEMIATMIYKLTKDATPEQMKEAGLGGRYTDHDLAMFYENTDRTPWTAAYIQAKGDPIADLYEDIAAEEKARATYQWIIDLSDDPDLNDGLKFLREREVVHSQRFREAVEILKEERDRKKFF; translated from the coding sequence GTGTGGATTTATGAAAAAAAATTACAGTATCCGGTGCGAGTGAGCACGTGTAACCCCCAACTGGCAAAATGGCTCATCGAGCAATACGGTGGGGCCGACGGTGAACTGTCAGCAGCCTTGCGGTACTTAAACCAGCGGTATTCGGTTCCCGACAAAGTGGTCGGCATTTTAACCGACATCGGCACAGAGGAATTCGCCCACCTGGAAATGATTGCGACGATGATTTACAAACTGACCAAAGACGCCACCCCGGAGCAAATGAAAGAAGCGGGGTTAGGTGGCCGCTACACGGATCACGACCTGGCGATGTTTTACGAAAATACGGATCGGACCCCGTGGACGGCGGCGTACATCCAGGCCAAAGGCGATCCTATCGCCGATTTGTACGAAGACATTGCGGCAGAGGAAAAAGCGCGTGCCACCTACCAGTGGATTATCGACTTGTCCGACGATCCCGATTTGAATGACGGTCTCAAGTTTTTGCGGGAACGGGAAGTCGTCCACTCCCAGCGTTTCCGGGAAGCAGTGGAGATTTTGAAAGAGGAGCGCGACCGCAAAAAATTCTTTTAA
- a CDS encoding DNA repair helicase XPB — protein sequence MHFRPDNPLIVQSDHTILLEAGHPKFPEVRDGLAAFAELEKSPEYVHTYRITPLSVWNAAAAGMSAETIIHCLEEWSKFEIPPSLVREIHVHAKRYGLIRLETRRDTLVLTSGDVALLHQVISAPQVQPLVEQPLEDGAVPVKHKARGKVKQELLKAGYPVEDVAGYSDGERLQVRLKETETFRLRPYQREAVEAFYRQGAATGGSGVLVLPCGAGKTVVGLGVMERVGSATLILAPNTTSVRQWIREIREKTDVPSEMVGEYTGLEKEVKPITVATYQMLTNRQHSDDSFPHMQLFSKRDWGLIIYDEVHLLPAPVFRATALLQAKRRLGLTATLVREDGREQDVFSLVGPKKMDVPWKSLEREGWIARADCWEIRTSLPYERRKAYTRAPSREKYRIASENPRKIGVLKRILERHPHSQVIVIGQYLDQLREVAAELGAPLITGQVAQSERDQLYRQFQRGMFSVIVVSKVANFAVDLPDANVAVQLSGTFGSRQEEAQRLGRILRPKRGDNRAYFYTVVSRDSKDEAYALKRQRFLVEQGYRYTVVDAEELDEWVVSS from the coding sequence TTGCACTTTCGCCCGGATAATCCGCTCATCGTGCAGTCCGATCATACAATTTTGTTAGAAGCAGGGCACCCTAAGTTTCCGGAAGTGCGTGACGGACTGGCCGCCTTTGCCGAACTGGAAAAGAGCCCAGAGTATGTTCACACGTACCGCATCACGCCGCTCTCTGTTTGGAATGCGGCTGCAGCCGGTATGTCGGCAGAGACCATCATCCACTGTTTAGAGGAGTGGAGCAAGTTCGAGATCCCTCCGTCCCTCGTGCGGGAGATCCACGTTCACGCGAAGCGTTACGGCTTAATTCGCTTGGAGACGCGACGGGATACCCTCGTGTTAACCAGCGGTGATGTGGCATTGTTGCATCAGGTGATCAGCGCCCCACAAGTTCAGCCACTCGTAGAGCAACCGCTGGAGGACGGTGCTGTTCCCGTCAAGCACAAAGCCCGGGGGAAAGTGAAACAAGAGTTGCTCAAAGCTGGTTATCCGGTAGAAGACGTGGCCGGCTACTCAGATGGAGAGCGTCTGCAGGTGAGACTCAAGGAAACGGAGACGTTTCGCCTCAGACCATATCAGCGGGAAGCCGTGGAGGCTTTTTATCGCCAAGGGGCCGCTACGGGGGGAAGCGGGGTGCTGGTGCTGCCGTGCGGAGCGGGAAAAACGGTCGTCGGCCTCGGAGTGATGGAGCGGGTCGGAAGCGCTACCCTTATTTTAGCCCCAAATACGACGTCCGTTCGGCAGTGGATTCGTGAAATACGTGAAAAGACAGACGTCCCGAGTGAGATGGTCGGCGAGTATACGGGCCTGGAAAAAGAAGTGAAACCGATAACGGTCGCGACGTATCAAATGTTGACAAACCGCCAACACAGTGACGATTCATTTCCCCACATGCAGTTGTTTTCCAAGCGCGATTGGGGGCTCATCATTTACGACGAAGTCCATTTGTTGCCTGCGCCTGTATTTCGGGCCACTGCTCTGTTGCAGGCTAAACGCCGCCTCGGCTTGACCGCCACACTCGTGCGTGAAGACGGAAGAGAGCAGGACGTTTTTTCCCTCGTCGGGCCCAAGAAAATGGATGTGCCGTGGAAGAGCCTGGAAAGGGAGGGGTGGATTGCCCGAGCCGACTGCTGGGAAATCCGAACCTCCCTTCCCTATGAGCGGCGCAAGGCCTACACCCGAGCCCCCTCCCGGGAAAAGTACCGCATCGCGAGCGAAAATCCGCGCAAGATCGGCGTCCTCAAGCGCATTTTAGAACGCCACCCGCACAGCCAAGTCATCGTGATCGGACAGTATTTGGATCAGTTGCGGGAAGTGGCAGCCGAGCTAGGCGCGCCACTCATCACCGGTCAAGTCGCTCAATCAGAACGGGACCAGCTGTATCGGCAGTTTCAGCGGGGGATGTTCTCCGTGATCGTCGTTTCGAAAGTGGCGAACTTTGCCGTCGATCTGCCCGATGCCAACGTTGCGGTGCAGTTATCCGGTACGTTCGGGTCGCGGCAAGAAGAGGCGCAGCGGTTGGGACGCATTTTGCGTCCGAAGCGGGGGGACAACCGCGCCTATTTCTACACGGTTGTCAGCCGGGATTCGAAAGACGAAGCGTATGCTCTTAAACGGCAGCGGTTTTTAGTCGAACAGGGGTACCGTTATACAGTAGTGGATGCAGAGGAGTTAGATGAGTGGGTGGTGTCGTCATGA
- a CDS encoding helicase-associated domain-containing protein: protein MGGVVMIKVKDCWDQLSSRVQQKIVSHHPHVSGDSSRKELTDPLYWESYLKELNRDEKAVVHWMALERGEVGLSFRDLRGNDLPLRPVPFRVALTRLRQRGVVYAVRQKWGETFYIIPGDIREAWLKSVLTDATAPAENVEVTALAPPGSVHDLFHLMVMIDRDGLPLTEKGDVRRRAAQKMDVELETEGEAFADARWINRNEPTGFHIVFQIAEWCGLLTAETGRWALKRQALDTWLTMSYKGAAAYVYQQVKRALLQENPRLAAVLWWMEQQSEWVSVRDMALMWLQKTEKPERNWKALADAWMKTCLRPFHSLGWIDWGECLSGTAWRWSVFSPFVEGKDAVEQRWFVQPNFEWLIPFNFPLDLRWKAAQFADLVQTDRLCTYVLSGDSVKRGLAKGWTAEDIVQFLKRYSAVPLPQNVVASIRQWEKNLIGPVRLERVLLMSCEDEHIARQLSTDPSIGPSFRRRLGGRHFVVDEQSAGRLVRQLEAAGYPPFTIERSGAAEDASSQPVAGDKKHRLQVENRYPELTEAVPGLERLPKLWTSTMRLYHPSTLIKLVERAVEMQLELEWRRPRSDRCDILRPIRVFNTDGVWKVEGLDQKEEAKEIELQHIGEVRIRVPELT, encoded by the coding sequence GTGGGTGGTGTCGTCATGATCAAGGTGAAAGATTGTTGGGATCAACTGTCTTCACGCGTTCAGCAAAAGATCGTGAGCCATCACCCGCACGTGTCAGGAGACAGCAGCAGGAAAGAACTGACCGATCCGCTGTACTGGGAGTCGTACTTAAAGGAATTAAACCGTGACGAAAAGGCCGTTGTGCACTGGATGGCTTTGGAGCGGGGAGAGGTCGGTCTCTCGTTCCGAGATTTGCGGGGAAACGACCTTCCTCTGCGCCCCGTACCGTTTCGTGTGGCGTTAACCCGCCTCCGGCAACGCGGTGTCGTTTACGCTGTACGCCAAAAGTGGGGGGAAACGTTTTACATTATACCGGGCGACATTCGGGAGGCTTGGCTTAAATCCGTCCTGACGGACGCGACAGCACCCGCCGAGAACGTGGAAGTGACGGCTCTCGCGCCTCCCGGCAGCGTACACGATCTGTTCCACCTGATGGTCATGATCGACCGGGACGGTCTTCCGTTAACGGAGAAGGGCGACGTCCGTCGCCGCGCTGCACAGAAGATGGACGTCGAGTTGGAAACAGAAGGGGAAGCTTTTGCTGATGCCCGTTGGATTAACAGAAACGAGCCCACTGGATTCCACATCGTTTTTCAAATAGCAGAGTGGTGCGGGTTGCTGACAGCTGAAACGGGGAGGTGGGCTCTGAAACGGCAGGCGCTGGACACGTGGTTGACCATGTCCTACAAAGGGGCGGCGGCATATGTGTACCAGCAAGTGAAACGGGCGCTGTTGCAGGAAAACCCCCGACTGGCGGCCGTGCTGTGGTGGATGGAGCAACAGTCGGAATGGGTGTCCGTCCGAGATATGGCCTTGATGTGGTTACAGAAGACAGAAAAGCCAGAGCGGAATTGGAAAGCGTTGGCCGACGCGTGGATGAAAACGTGCTTGCGCCCTTTTCACAGTTTGGGGTGGATTGACTGGGGAGAGTGTCTCTCCGGAACGGCGTGGAGGTGGTCTGTCTTTTCTCCGTTTGTTGAGGGGAAGGACGCAGTAGAGCAGCGCTGGTTTGTACAACCGAATTTTGAGTGGTTGATCCCGTTTAATTTTCCCCTTGACTTGCGGTGGAAGGCAGCCCAGTTCGCCGACTTAGTGCAGACGGACCGTCTGTGCACGTATGTGTTAAGTGGCGACTCCGTGAAACGGGGGCTGGCAAAAGGGTGGACGGCGGAAGACATCGTCCAATTTTTAAAACGGTACAGTGCCGTGCCCCTGCCACAAAATGTGGTAGCCAGCATCCGGCAGTGGGAAAAAAACTTGATCGGGCCCGTGCGGTTGGAACGGGTGTTGTTGATGAGCTGTGAAGACGAGCACATTGCCCGTCAATTGAGCACCGATCCGAGCATCGGACCATCGTTTAGGCGCCGTCTCGGTGGGAGGCATTTTGTGGTAGACGAGCAATCGGCTGGGCGCTTAGTGCGGCAGTTAGAAGCTGCAGGATACCCTCCGTTCACGATTGAAAGGAGCGGCGCCGCAGAAGACGCCAGTTCTCAGCCGGTCGCAGGAGATAAAAAGCATCGGCTTCAAGTGGAAAACCGCTATCCGGAACTGACAGAAGCAGTACCGGGCTTAGAACGCCTTCCTAAGCTGTGGACGAGCACGATGCGCCTGTATCATCCGTCAACGCTGATAAAGCTCGTGGAACGGGCGGTGGAGATGCAGTTAGAGCTGGAGTGGCGCCGTCCCCGTTCAGACCGATGCGACATTTTACGACCAATTCGCGTTTTTAACACCGACGGAGTATGGAAGGTGGAGGGGCTAGATCAGAAAGAAGAAGCGAAGGAGATAGAGTTGCAACACATCGGCGAAGTGCGCATACGCGTTCCTGAGTTAACGTAG
- a CDS encoding protease complex subunit PrcB family protein, whose protein sequence is MKAEPLQYTVEEIENLPPKVKEESEKAKGGASDRETVVIVDERTYIIVSLGKRPTGGYSVNVSKVEQQGDTLHVYAEEKTPATGSMVIQVISYPMTVISVKGTYTNEDVELHVRRAKSR, encoded by the coding sequence ATGAAAGCCGAACCGCTTCAATATACGGTTGAAGAAATTGAAAATCTTCCGCCGAAGGTAAAAGAAGAATCGGAAAAAGCGAAAGGCGGTGCGTCCGACAGAGAGACTGTCGTCATCGTCGACGAACGCACCTATATTATTGTCTCTCTCGGCAAGAGGCCCACCGGCGGCTACAGTGTGAACGTGTCGAAAGTAGAACAGCAAGGAGACACCTTGCACGTCTACGCAGAAGAAAAGACCCCCGCAACAGGGTCGATGGTCATCCAGGTCATTTCTTATCCAATGACTGTCATATCCGTTAAAGGAACGTACACAAACGAAGATGTCGAACTACACGTTCGACGCGCGAAGTCTCGGTAA
- a CDS encoding anti-sigma factor yields the protein MTPIRHAADEQLVDAILHNLPKAEAEKLHEHLSHCPSCSRRYREWHVLLHRQPDTEAEAGKLKRHLMRNVAQRDNAQNVSTLKRLGNKQWVIGFSLAALAVVALVLLPFQSTGQDVPSIQDGPLEQATFIYDPHTVQYDVIPLLAADVRGDVWVNDSTKEMLIRVEGLVPMVHKDYQLWFVDTDDRLHGKVLELQNGKAVLYLHGDGIQRIQSLRTSLEPKGGSPVPTGAETFIVDLKR from the coding sequence ATGACTCCCATTAGACATGCAGCAGACGAACAGCTCGTCGATGCGATCTTGCACAACTTGCCCAAAGCAGAGGCAGAGAAACTGCATGAGCACCTGTCCCACTGCCCGTCGTGTTCGCGGCGGTACAGGGAGTGGCACGTTCTACTGCACAGGCAACCTGACACTGAAGCGGAGGCCGGTAAACTGAAGCGGCACCTCATGCGCAACGTTGCCCAGCGCGACAACGCCCAAAACGTGTCAACCTTGAAACGGCTGGGGAACAAGCAGTGGGTCATCGGCTTCAGTCTGGCCGCATTAGCTGTTGTCGCCCTTGTCCTCCTCCCCTTCCAGTCGACCGGACAGGACGTTCCATCCATTCAAGACGGCCCTCTTGAACAGGCGACATTCATTTACGACCCGCACACGGTGCAGTACGACGTCATTCCTCTTTTGGCGGCAGATGTCCGGGGAGACGTGTGGGTGAACGATTCGACGAAAGAAATGCTCATCCGCGTCGAAGGGCTTGTCCCGATGGTGCACAAAGACTACCAGTTGTGGTTCGTCGATACAGATGACCGCTTGCACGGCAAAGTGCTGGAGCTGCAAAACGGGAAGGCCGTCTTGTACTTGCACGGTGACGGTATTCAACGCATCCAGTCCTTGCGCACGAGTCTCGAACCGAAAGGAGGGAGCCCGGTCCCGACAGGAGCCGAAACGTTCATTGTGGACCTAAAAAGGTAA
- a CDS encoding MFS transporter encodes MERWKRNLWVLAVAQFLVMGAMTMIVPFLPLYLNELGMTDPEDVQLWAGFIFGINFLSAFVVSPVWGMLADKYGRKIMVIRSGIGMSIAITLMGLASSPLHLLILRFVNGLVSGFIPAGISLTAANTPRERVGYALGLLQAGAVAGSVMGPLFGGLMAEWFGFRTIFTMTGILVFVATMVVLLMVRELHKPDPANVKVSGFFREGSAILRNRTLLPLFSVAFLIQFAMMSPNPQMPLFVQQLGAPGGYVVFFAGLVTAVTGLANIVASPQLGKLGDRFGSQYVLLLALLGAAVFFIPHAFVTNVWQLLLCRFLLGLFVGGLLPSLNSLVRHNVPTGKESTAYGYSNSAVCLGNMLGPFVGGLVSGWIGIRGLFLITSLLLLLNSVWFRVSFGASFKGERRNRSKQKQTLTHV; translated from the coding sequence ATGGAGAGATGGAAGCGAAATTTGTGGGTTTTGGCTGTCGCTCAGTTTTTGGTCATGGGTGCGATGACGATGATCGTGCCGTTTTTGCCGCTTTACTTAAATGAACTGGGCATGACAGACCCTGAAGACGTCCAGTTGTGGGCCGGATTTATTTTTGGCATCAACTTTTTGTCGGCGTTTGTGGTGTCACCCGTTTGGGGGATGTTAGCTGACAAATACGGGCGCAAGATCATGGTAATCCGCTCCGGCATCGGCATGTCCATTGCGATCACGTTGATGGGATTGGCCTCCAGCCCGCTCCACCTGCTGATTTTGCGTTTTGTCAACGGGTTGGTTTCAGGTTTCATTCCGGCTGGAATTTCTCTGACGGCAGCGAACACGCCGAGGGAGAGAGTAGGGTACGCCCTCGGCTTGCTCCAGGCCGGTGCCGTGGCTGGTTCGGTGATGGGCCCCCTTTTCGGTGGCCTCATGGCGGAGTGGTTTGGCTTTCGCACCATTTTTACGATGACTGGCATTTTGGTGTTTGTAGCTACAATGGTCGTGTTGTTGATGGTGAGAGAATTGCACAAGCCAGATCCGGCGAACGTGAAAGTGAGCGGCTTCTTCCGTGAAGGTTCGGCTATTTTGCGGAACAGGACCTTGCTGCCGCTTTTCAGTGTGGCGTTTTTGATCCAATTTGCCATGATGAGCCCCAATCCGCAAATGCCGCTCTTCGTGCAGCAGTTGGGAGCACCAGGGGGTTACGTCGTCTTCTTTGCCGGCTTGGTGACGGCCGTCACCGGACTCGCCAACATTGTGGCTTCGCCGCAGCTCGGAAAGCTGGGGGACCGATTCGGTTCCCAGTACGTGTTGCTCTTGGCTTTGCTCGGGGCGGCTGTTTTCTTTATTCCCCACGCGTTTGTGACGAATGTCTGGCAACTGTTACTGTGCCGCTTTTTGCTCGGTTTGTTTGTCGGCGGCCTGCTTCCATCGCTCAATTCTCTCGTGCGCCACAATGTTCCCACCGGAAAAGAGAGCACGGCTTACGGATACAGCAACAGCGCCGTATGTCTGGGCAACATGCTCGGGCCCTTTGTCGGCGGACTGGTGAGCGGCTGGATTGGGATCAGGGGGTTGTTCCTCATCACATCCCTTCTGTTGTTGCTGAACAGTGTGTGGTTTAGAGTGTCGTTCGGCGCTTCTTTCAAGGGGGAACGGAGAAACCGGAGCAAGCAAAAACAGACGTTGACCCATGTATAA
- a CDS encoding spore coat protein CotJB has product MPKAYYRLLEELQAVDFVLVELNLYLDTHPQDLNALKQYNRFAQERKKIAGEFESRFGPLQHFGHSYSRFPWKWVEPPWPWQV; this is encoded by the coding sequence ATGCCTAAAGCGTACTACCGACTGTTGGAGGAGTTGCAGGCTGTTGACTTTGTGTTGGTGGAATTGAATCTCTATCTAGATACTCATCCGCAAGACCTGAATGCATTGAAACAGTACAACCGCTTTGCGCAGGAGCGCAAAAAGATTGCGGGCGAATTTGAGTCGCGGTTTGGCCCTTTGCAACATTTCGGTCACAGTTACTCAAGGTTTCCGTGGAAGTGGGTGGAGCCGCCGTGGCCGTGGCAAGTGTGA
- a CDS encoding YlbF family regulator, whose amino-acid sequence MASLDMLEILQDVYDISDSINNSELVARYLEKKRLMAEDESAQRLIRQFQQKKERFEEAKRFGHFHPDYHQAKKEAHTFRREMEKHPVIGAYLKAEHELDELLFHVIKTIAHAVSPTIKIPSNDPRLERSTIQKKSCG is encoded by the coding sequence GTGGCTTCCTTAGACATGCTGGAAATTTTGCAAGACGTTTACGATATATCCGATTCTATCAACAATTCGGAACTCGTCGCCCGCTACTTGGAAAAAAAGCGCCTCATGGCAGAGGATGAGTCGGCGCAACGCCTCATTCGCCAGTTCCAACAAAAAAAAGAACGGTTTGAAGAGGCGAAGCGTTTCGGGCATTTTCACCCCGATTATCATCAAGCGAAGAAAGAAGCGCACACGTTCAGGCGCGAAATGGAAAAGCACCCGGTCATCGGGGCGTATCTCAAGGCTGAGCACGAATTGGACGAATTGTTGTTTCACGTGATCAAAACAATTGCCCACGCCGTGTCGCCGACGATCAAAATTCCGTCCAATGATCCGCGGCTTGAGCGGTCTACGATTCAAAAGAAAAGCTGTGGTTAG
- a CDS encoding YkvA family protein encodes MAHHHSTEHFVPAVLRLLQHLQRDASTPKGERTILQQFNKKIERVGGKHEFIEKLRLMYDYFIDPHTSRKQKVWIGAALLYFIMPMDVIVDVVPGLGWLDDGVAALFVWNLMRHEMNRYERRRKKEHEGVDCRQRTINSG; translated from the coding sequence ATGGCACACCACCACTCCACTGAGCACTTCGTCCCGGCTGTGCTGCGTCTGTTGCAGCATTTACAGCGGGATGCCTCTACGCCTAAAGGGGAACGGACGATTTTACAACAGTTCAACAAAAAAATTGAGCGTGTAGGCGGGAAACACGAATTTATCGAAAAGCTGCGCCTCATGTACGATTACTTTATCGACCCCCACACGAGCAGGAAACAGAAGGTGTGGATCGGCGCGGCGCTGTTGTACTTCATCATGCCCATGGACGTCATCGTCGACGTCGTACCCGGCTTGGGGTGGTTGGACGACGGAGTTGCGGCGCTGTTTGTGTGGAACTTGATGAGACATGAGATGAACCGTTATGAGCGTCGCCGGAAGAAAGAACACGAGGGCGTCGATTGTCGGCAACGGACCATTAACAGCGGATAG
- the minD gene encoding septum site-determining protein MinD translates to MEKGDRENMSHESVAITVTSGKGGVGKSTTVASVGMGLARLGKKVCLMDTDIGLRKLDLMLGVENRIVYDLVDVIEGTCKLRQALVRHKQYTELALLPAAQTRYKEEVTPEQVKRVVDELRADFDYILIDSPAGIEGGFRNAIAPADRAILVVNPEIPSVRDSDRVIGLLEAAELSELNLIINRVQPRMVEEGDMLSVERVQNHLAIRLLGVVPEDKRIIRSSNTGEPVIADEKSLAGQAFFNIARRMTGEEVPFLDLEERGLISKLKRIFSTA, encoded by the coding sequence ATGGAGAAAGGAGACCGGGAAAACATGAGTCATGAGTCGGTGGCGATTACGGTTACGAGCGGCAAAGGCGGCGTCGGCAAATCGACAACGGTCGCGTCTGTCGGCATGGGTTTGGCCCGTTTAGGAAAAAAAGTGTGTTTGATGGACACGGATATCGGACTGAGAAAATTGGATTTAATGTTAGGTGTGGAGAATCGCATCGTATACGATCTCGTGGATGTCATCGAGGGAACGTGTAAGCTAAGACAGGCCCTCGTCCGGCACAAACAGTATACGGAATTGGCTTTACTCCCTGCGGCTCAAACGCGCTACAAGGAAGAAGTGACGCCGGAGCAGGTGAAACGTGTCGTCGACGAGCTCCGCGCAGATTTTGATTACATACTGATCGATTCGCCGGCTGGAATCGAAGGGGGATTCCGCAACGCCATTGCACCGGCAGACCGGGCCATACTCGTCGTCAATCCGGAAATTCCGTCAGTGCGCGATTCCGACCGAGTCATCGGGTTGTTGGAAGCGGCGGAATTGAGTGAACTGAACCTCATCATTAACCGAGTTCAGCCGCGAATGGTGGAAGAAGGCGACATGTTGAGTGTGGAACGGGTCCAAAACCATTTAGCCATTCGTCTACTCGGTGTGGTTCCAGAAGACAAGCGCATTATCCGCTCTTCCAATACGGGAGAACCGGTTATCGCCGATGAGAAATCTCTTGCAGGACAAGCCTTCTTCAATATTGCGCGCCGCATGACGGGTGAAGAGGTGCCGTTTCTCGATTTGGAAGAGCGCGGCTTAATTTCAAAATTGAAGCGAATCTTCAGCACGGCTTAG
- a CDS encoding cell division topological specificity factor MinE — translation MNFIKRILGQKERSADKADDRLSLVLNYQRLQIDENRLEEFERRLIELCEEFGYDVIGQVEVRPQHVSRKTVLNANIPVKMRGDSDVEAEVRRARGL, via the coding sequence GTGAATTTTATCAAGCGTATACTCGGACAGAAAGAACGCTCTGCCGACAAGGCAGATGACCGCTTGTCGCTCGTGTTAAACTACCAGAGGCTGCAGATTGACGAGAACCGATTGGAAGAATTCGAACGACGGCTCATTGAATTGTGTGAGGAATTCGGTTACGACGTGATCGGGCAAGTCGAAGTGCGACCGCAACACGTCTCCCGCAAGACTGTCCTCAATGCAAACATACCCGTGAAGATGCGCGGTGATTCAGACGTTGAAGCAGAAGTGAGGCGGGCTCGCGGCCTGTAA
- a CDS encoding YlbG family protein, whose protein sequence is MQIAERTGLAVWVNDLRKARSLGRFGNIHYMSKRLKYVCMYVDARKEKQLIERIQSMPFVIRVEKSLRKELPTEFKGIREGKKTPS, encoded by the coding sequence ATGCAAATAGCAGAGCGCACTGGCTTAGCTGTTTGGGTGAATGATTTGCGGAAAGCCCGTTCCCTCGGACGTTTTGGGAACATACACTACATGTCAAAACGGTTAAAGTACGTCTGCATGTACGTCGACGCGCGTAAAGAAAAGCAGTTGATCGAACGCATACAGAGTATGCCGTTCGTCATACGCGTGGAAAAGTCCTTGCGCAAGGAACTACCGACGGAATTCAAAGGAATCCGGGAAGGAAAGAAAACCCCTTCTTGA
- a CDS encoding spore coat associated protein CotJA — protein MFTNYKYWYPYISPFDPCPPRRVKRYVTPPNLYLGFQPPNMPQFKPREALFKGTLWPALFSPYASAYRDRREFCGTRDA, from the coding sequence ATGTTCACGAACTATAAATATTGGTACCCGTATATTAGCCCGTTTGACCCTTGTCCGCCTAGACGTGTCAAAAGGTATGTCACGCCGCCCAACCTGTACCTCGGCTTTCAACCGCCGAACATGCCCCAGTTTAAACCGCGTGAAGCGCTGTTCAAGGGAACACTGTGGCCAGCCCTGTTCAGTCCTTATGCCAGCGCTTATCGAGACAGGAGGGAGTTCTGTGGCACACGCGATGCCTAA
- a CDS encoding sporulation protein YjcZ, whose translation MASGYGGGYGYGFYNYRGLLLLILLIIIFFWFIWN comes from the coding sequence ATGGCATCTGGATACGGTGGCGGATACGGTTACGGATTTTACAACTATCGCGGTTTGCTCCTGTTGATTCTGTTGATTATCATCTTCTTCTGGTTTATCTGGAACTAG